Part of the Armatimonadota bacterium genome is shown below.
ACCTGGGCCAGCACCTCGTCGCCGACGCGGTGGCCATACCGGTCGTTGATCCCCTTGAACCCGTCGATGTCCAGGACCACGCAGGAGAGCGGGTGGTGGCGCTGACGGGCCCGCTCCGCCTCCAGGTAGAGCCCCTCCTCGAGGGCGCGGCGGTTGCGCAGCGTCGTGAGCGGGTCGGAGACGGCGATCTCCTCCAGGAAGCGCACGCGCTGGCGCAGCCCCTCCTCCCGGCTGCGCTGCCGCACCATGGCGTGCACCCGGGCCACCAGGCGGGGCAGGATGAACGGCTTCACCAGGTAGTGGGCGGCGCCGTGCTCCAGGGCCTGGACTTCGGTGTTGGGGTCGTCGTCGGCGCCCAGGAAGAGGACGGGGGCGGCGTGGGTGGCGGCCTCCTCGCGCAGCCGTTCCAGCACCGCGAATCCCTCCCCGTCGGGGAGAGTGCTGTCCAGGATCACGAGGTCGGGAGGAGCGGCGCGCGCCGCCGCCAGCCCCTCGGCCGCCGACGGAGCGGCCTCGACGACGGCGCCCAACGGCTCCAGCGCGCGCCTGGCCGCCGTCCGCACCCAGGGGTCGTCGTCGATCACCAGCACGCGGGCGGGGCGCATCCCCATCTGGAGCGGGGCCCGGCGCGTCGGGACCGTCTCCCGGGGACCGGCCGTAGACTGGTGCAACGCGGGCGGCACCGGTTCCATCCTCCCGGCGCCCCTCAGGGGCAGCCTACGAGATATGCCCACCGGGGGGATGGTGCAGACCGGGAAGCGCTAGCGGACGGCGTTGGCCGATCCCCCACCTCCGGACCTTGCCGGCTGCTCCGGCTGGGCCGGCGGCACGTACTCTCCGCCCCCGAGCTCCGGGGCAAACCGCACCCGGACCCCGCTGCGGCTGCCCTGGCCGGTGGCCAGCACCCGGTTGCGGTGGAGGATGACGAAGCGGACCTGCCGCACCTCCTGGAGGTAGCGCATGATGGCCGCCGTGGCGAATGCCGCCTCGGTGTACAGCAGTTCCTGGTTGAAGGCTAGCTCGTGCGTGGCCCGGTAGGTCGGCGACTCCCAGCGGAGGGTGATCAGCGCACCGCCGTAGGCGGCAGCGACGTGGGTCACGGTGCCCGGGCCCAGGATGTTCTCGGCCAGGTTGCGGGCGGCCTCGGCGAGCCCCCGCCCTCACCCGGGCGGGCGGCGCCCGCCACCAGGACCAACGTCAGGAGCGCCATGGTTGCCAGCCGCATCGCCATGCCTCCGGGTCTGCCGTTGGAGGCACTGTACCCCGGAGGCCGCCGGGGAGGCGTTGCCGCAGGCTACGGCCGCGGTGTGACGCTGTCCACACCCACCGAGCGCTGTGCGCCGGATCACACCGGCGGGCGGCACCGGCCGGGGACGCGGGTCGGGCCTAGTCGGCTGCGGCGCGGGCGCGCAGCAGGTCGGCGACCGCCGTGTGTCCCCGGGCGTCCGCGACCTCCACGGGGGTGGCGCCATCGGCGCGCCGCACGTGCACATCCGCGCCGGCGGACAGGAGCCGACCGGCCACCGCCGCGTCACCCTCGTGCGCCGCCAGGTGCAGGGGCGTGTTGCCCCGGGCATCTCGGGCGTTCGGGTCGGCGCTGCGCCCGAGCAGGAGGTCGACCACGGCGGTCCGGCGGTCGCTCCGCCACCCGGCGATCGCCGCATGGAGGGCCGTGTTGGCCTGGGCGTTCCGCGAGCGGGCGTCCAGGTCCGCTCCGCGGTCCAGCAGCATCGCCACCGCCTCGGCCTGTCCGGCGTGCGCCGCGATGTGCAGAGCGCTCCACCCGTCGCCGTTGTAGGCGTGGACGAGAGCGGGGGCCTGGTCGAGGACCTGCGCCAGACGGTCGCCGAGGCCGTCCCAGGCCGCGGTCATCAGCCGGTCGAGCGGGATGCCCTGGAGGGCTCGCAGGTACTGGATCTGCCCGGTGTGGTAGGCATCGTGGGTGAACGCGTTCAGCAAGCGGCGGGCCACCGGGGTGGGGCCTGAAGACTGGCGGTAGGCCTGGACGGCCCGCTGCACCCCGTCCTCCCCCAGTGCCTCCAGGAGCCGGCCGAACGCCTCGTAGAGCTCCTGGAGGGCGCGCACGTCCGCCTCCCAGGCTGCCTGGTCGCCTGAGACCTCCGCCCAGTCCTCGGCCGTCATCCGCTCGTAGTCGGGCGGGTCCCCCTCCAGCGCCCGCAGCACGCCGCGCTTCCAGTGGATGACGTGGCGCACGATCTGCCAGATGGAGTGACGCTCCGGCGCCGGCTTCCAGGCGGCCTGGGCCGCGGTGAGGCCGTGCACGGCGGTGGCAAGCGGCGGGTGCCAGCCCTCGCGGGCGAAGGTCTCGTCGAGCTGCACCCGCAGGAGTCCGCGGACCGTGAGCATGGGGCTCTCCCTTCCCGACCCGTCCGGTCGGTGGCGTGGCTGCCCATCCAGGCGATGGCTCTATCCTACCCCCTCCGCTGAACCTTGACCTGCCCGTCACCGGGCGGGAACACATATGCAGGAGTGTGCATAGTCCCCCTGACCTATGCCACGCTGGAGCTGGGGCTCGCCCCCGGGCCGGCCTTCACCTGCCTGCGGGGCGCGGGCGGCACCTGCGTCCCGACGATGCTCATGGCGCGGCGGATCATCGGCGGACGGGCCACGGCGCTCTACGTCGGCCCCTGGGTCGCCTTCGCCATCGGCGCGGGAGTACTCTTCCAAACGCGCTTTCACGGCCTCGACCGGCCCTCACCCCGATGAGGGCGATGGTGCTTGTCCGCTTCCGCCAGCCTCTCCGGCTCGTGCAGCGGCGCCGGCCGGTCCCGCGGGGCGAGCAGGTCCTGGTCCGGGTGCTCGCCACCGGCGTGTGCCACAGCGACGTGCACATCGCCGATGGCGCCTTCGGCGGCATCCGGCTGCCCCTCGTCCTGGGGCACGAGGTGGCCGGAGAGGCCCCGGAGATGGGCCCTGTCCTGGTCTACGCCGCCTGGGGGTGCGGCACGTGCGCCTGGTGCCGGCGGGGCGAGGAGCAGCTGTGCCCCGACGCGGTCGAGGCGGGCTGGGGCGCCGACGGCGGTTACGCCGAGTGGATGGTGGTGCCGTCCCGACGGTACCTGATTCCGCTGGGCAACCTCGACCCGGTACGCGCCGCACCGCTGGCCGACGCCGGCCTCACCCCCTACCGCGCCGTACGGCGCGCCCTGCCCTGGCTCACCGAGCACGACACGGCCCTGGTGATCGGCATCGGCGGCCTCGGCCAGTTCGCCCTGCAGTACCTGAGGGTGATGGCGCGGGTGCGGGTCGTGGCCGTCGACCGCGACCCTGCCAAGCTCCGGCGGGCCGCGGAGCTGGGCGCCGACGAGGCGCGGCGGCCCGATGAGGCGGCCTCGATGCCGCAGGCGCGTGCGGTCTTCGACTTCGTCGGGACGCGCCGCACCCTGGCCCTGGCGGCCGCAGCGGTCCAGCCGGGCGGGATCATCGTCCAGGTGGGCGCAGGCGGCGGGCGCATCACCGTCGGCTTCGACACGCTCCCGCCCGAGGTCCACGCCACGACGTCGGTCTGGGGGTCCCTGGAGGAGCTGCGTACGGTCGTCGACCTGGCCCGGCGGGGGGCCGTGACCTGGCACGTAGAGCCGATGCCGCTGGCGGAGGCCAACCAGGCGCTCCGTCGCGTCCGTCAGGGCAGGGTGCTGGGCCGTCTCGTCCTGGTGCCGTGAGTGCCGCAGGCGGCGGCCGCCGCCCCCGGCGTGCGGAATCCTGACGCAGCACGAGCTCGGCAGTGTCGCAACGGTCCTGCGCAGGAGGCCGGGCAAGACTCACGGAAGGGAGGAGGATGACTGCAGGCAGCGGGGCATGTGGCGCCTGTGACCCGAGGGAGGCCGGTCGGTGGCTGATCGTCACACGCCAGAGCCTGGACGAGCCGGACGTCGACGAGCGCACGTCCCCTCCCTGGCCGGTATCCTCGCCCAGGCCGCGGGTCAGGCGCTGCAGGCGGTGCGGAACCTGCTGGTCGGCCTGCTGCCCGCCCCGGACTTCGTCGTCCTGGACGTGAGCGGGCCGTTGCCCGAGCGCCACGAGCGCGTGCCCCGGCTCCACCGGTGGCTGGGCCGCAAACCGGCGCTCAGCCTGGAGGAGGTGCGGGCGCGCCTGCGCCGGGTGGCCGCGGACCCGCGGGTGGACGGCGTCGTGCTGAAGGTGCACGACCTGCAGGCCGGCTTCGGCGCCCTGGAGGCCCTGCGTGCGGCCCTCGAAGCCTTCCGCGCCTCAGAGAAGCACCTCGCGGCCTACCTGCCCATGGCCGACCTCCCCGCGTACTACGTCGCCAGCGCCGCCCACCGGCTGGTCGTGCCGGAGAGCGCTGAACTCGCCCTCCTCGGCCCGCGCACCGAGGTGCCC
Proteins encoded:
- a CDS encoding DinB family protein — its product is MLTVRGLLRVQLDETFAREGWHPPLATAVHGLTAAQAAWKPAPERHSIWQIVRHVIHWKRGVLRALEGDPPDYERMTAEDWAEVSGDQAAWEADVRALQELYEAFGRLLEALGEDGVQRAVQAYRQSSGPTPVARRLLNAFTHDAYHTGQIQYLRALQGIPLDRLMTAAWDGLGDRLAQVLDQAPALVHAYNGDGWSALHIAAHAGQAEAVAMLLDRGADLDARSRNAQANTALHAAIAGWRSDRRTAVVDLLLGRSADPNARDARGNTPLHLAAHEGDAAVAGRLLSAGADVHVRRADGATPVEVADARGHTAVADLLRARAAAD
- a CDS encoding alcohol dehydrogenase catalytic domain-containing protein, coding for MVLVRFRQPLRLVQRRRPVPRGEQVLVRVLATGVCHSDVHIADGAFGGIRLPLVLGHEVAGEAPEMGPVLVYAAWGCGTCAWCRRGEEQLCPDAVEAGWGADGGYAEWMVVPSRRYLIPLGNLDPVRAAPLADAGLTPYRAVRRALPWLTEHDTALVIGIGGLGQFALQYLRVMARVRVVAVDRDPAKLRRAAELGADEARRPDEAASMPQARAVFDFVGTRRTLALAAAAVQPGGIIVQVGAGGGRITVGFDTLPPEVHATTSVWGSLEELRTVVDLARRGAVTWHVEPMPLAEANQALRRVRQGRVLGRLVLVP
- a CDS encoding diguanylate cyclase, whose amino-acid sequence is MPPALHQSTAGPRETVPTRRAPLQMGMRPARVLVIDDDPWVRTAARRALEPLGAVVEAAPSAAEGLAAARAAPPDLVILDSTLPDGEGFAVLERLREEAATHAAPVLFLGADDDPNTEVQALEHGAAHYLVKPFILPRLVARVHAMVRQRSREEGLRQRVRFLEEIAVSDPLTTLRNRRALEEGLYLEAERARQRHHPLSCVVLDIDGFKGINDRYGHRVGDEVLAQVAKTILERRRERDVVGRYGGEEFVWLMPEVGREMALELAEWLRRTIEEMEIPTGEESFTFTVSLGVSTYCWREHGVVAADLLFEAADRALLRAKAAEKNQVVFMDLLQAAAEKDGPRQRPGFDGALPVESAPGS